The following are encoded together in the Bradyrhizobium algeriense genome:
- a CDS encoding HlyD family secretion protein, protein MLELLLCSLLTIFPDYLYRRYRQGKRIGHEITLYSVWFELRFGIIACLMLTVSLITMIFYYHPSTTSATLFYRTIPIVPEVAGRVAEVNFELSAPVKQGDVIFRLDSAKQEASLLTARRKIAEVDAAMLAAQADILKAEGQLQEAKGALQQAQDELDTKSELQKRNPGIVPQRDIEKLTVAVAGRQGSLDAASASKQSAMTRLTALLPAEKASAEAALAEAQVDLDKTFIRAGVNGRVEQFGLRRGDIVNPMIRSAGVLIPEGAGRRALMAGFGQIEAQVMKVGMVAEATCISKPWTIIPMVVTNVQDYIAAGQFRGGEQLVEAQQVVRPGTILVFMEPIYKGGLEGVTPGSSCIANAYTSNHELIASGKVGSFKSFALHVVDATGLVHAMLLRIQALLLPVKTLVLSGH, encoded by the coding sequence ATGCTTGAGCTACTTCTCTGCTCCCTCTTGACAATATTTCCGGACTATCTCTATCGCCGCTACCGGCAGGGCAAGCGCATCGGCCACGAGATCACGCTCTATTCGGTCTGGTTCGAACTGCGCTTTGGCATCATCGCCTGCCTGATGCTCACGGTCTCGCTGATCACGATGATCTTCTATTATCACCCGTCGACCACGTCGGCGACGTTGTTCTATCGGACCATTCCGATTGTGCCCGAAGTAGCCGGCCGAGTCGCGGAGGTTAACTTCGAACTCAGCGCGCCCGTCAAGCAAGGTGACGTGATTTTCAGGCTTGATAGCGCCAAGCAGGAAGCGTCGCTACTGACAGCCAGGCGCAAGATCGCCGAAGTCGATGCCGCCATGCTGGCAGCGCAAGCTGACATCCTCAAGGCGGAAGGCCAGCTTCAGGAGGCAAAAGGCGCGCTGCAGCAGGCGCAGGACGAACTCGACACCAAAAGCGAACTGCAGAAGCGCAACCCCGGAATCGTGCCGCAACGCGACATCGAAAAGCTCACGGTGGCCGTTGCGGGTCGCCAGGGCAGCCTCGACGCCGCGTCCGCTTCCAAACAGTCCGCGATGACGCGACTGACCGCTCTGCTACCGGCGGAGAAGGCGAGCGCAGAGGCGGCGTTGGCCGAAGCGCAGGTCGATCTGGACAAGACGTTTATTCGCGCCGGTGTCAACGGACGGGTCGAGCAGTTCGGTCTGAGGCGGGGTGATATCGTCAATCCAATGATACGGTCGGCCGGGGTTCTGATTCCCGAGGGTGCAGGACGGCGTGCTCTTATGGCAGGGTTTGGGCAGATCGAGGCTCAGGTCATGAAGGTCGGAATGGTGGCCGAGGCCACCTGCATTTCCAAGCCGTGGACGATCATTCCGATGGTGGTTACCAACGTGCAGGACTACATCGCGGCGGGCCAGTTCAGGGGCGGCGAACAACTGGTTGAGGCGCAGCAGGTCGTGCGTCCGGGTACCATTCTCGTTTTCATGGAACCGATCTACAAGGGCGGGCTGGAGGGCGTGACGCCGGGCAGCAGTTGTATAGCCAACGCCTATACCAGCAACCACGAACTGATCGCTTCAGGCAAAGTCGGTTCGTTCAAGAGCTTCGCGTTGCACGTCGTCGATGCCACCGGACTGGTGCACGCGATGCTGCTGCGCATTCAGGCGCTGCTGTTGCCGGTCAAGACGCTGGTGCTGAGCGGGCATTGA
- a CDS encoding MFS transporter, whose translation MPPALNIIALATFSAALSARALDPVLPHVAADFSVSIATAASFAAAFAFTFAIIQPVLGAMADMFGKARLMIVCLVLLGLANILGAMATSFPLLFASRILAGIGSGGVFPVSLSLTSDLVGPEKRQVAISRTLAGAMTGNLLGASASGLIGDFLGWRGVLAVLGVLVVLASIAVAAGFRGAALTRPPRTGLSALLQGYRTIFTNPNARVCYGAVFIEGCCVLGLFPFLAAFLFELGETSLSIAGIVIAGFAVGGLFYTMTVSRFLPRIGVNGMMIGGAAMVGVQLIAVAMGPEWRLQTLSLIFMGWGFYMIHGSLQVFASELSAEARATALSLHAFFFFMGQTIGPIAYGFGIQHAGKVPTLLTAAAVMIALGFACAKLLRQTRPADAAAT comes from the coding sequence ATGCCGCCGGCGCTCAATATCATTGCACTCGCGACCTTTTCGGCAGCCCTGTCCGCCCGCGCGCTGGATCCGGTATTGCCGCACGTGGCCGCGGATTTTTCCGTCAGCATCGCTACCGCCGCCAGTTTCGCCGCCGCCTTTGCCTTCACCTTTGCCATCATCCAGCCCGTGCTCGGCGCCATGGCCGACATGTTCGGCAAGGCCCGGCTGATGATCGTCTGCCTGGTGCTGCTCGGGCTTGCCAATATTCTCGGCGCGATGGCGACCTCGTTCCCGCTGCTGTTCGCAAGCCGGATTCTCGCAGGCATCGGCTCCGGCGGCGTATTCCCGGTCTCGCTCAGCCTGACCAGCGATCTCGTCGGTCCCGAAAAACGCCAGGTCGCGATCAGTCGTACATTGGCGGGCGCGATGACCGGCAATCTGCTGGGGGCCTCCGCGTCCGGCCTGATCGGAGACTTTCTCGGCTGGCGCGGCGTGCTCGCCGTGCTCGGCGTTCTTGTCGTGCTGGCTTCGATCGCGGTGGCGGCCGGGTTTCGCGGTGCTGCGCTGACCCGTCCGCCGCGCACCGGCCTGTCAGCCCTCCTGCAAGGCTATCGCACGATTTTCACAAACCCGAATGCGCGCGTCTGCTACGGGGCCGTGTTCATTGAAGGCTGCTGCGTGCTCGGACTGTTTCCGTTCCTCGCGGCCTTCCTGTTCGAACTCGGCGAAACCTCGCTGTCGATCGCCGGCATCGTCATCGCGGGCTTCGCCGTCGGCGGGCTGTTCTACACCATGACGGTGTCGCGGTTTCTGCCGAGGATCGGCGTCAATGGCATGATGATCGGCGGCGCGGCGATGGTCGGCGTGCAGCTCATCGCGGTGGCGATGGGGCCGGAATGGAGATTGCAAACGCTCAGCCTGATTTTCATGGGCTGGGGGTTCTACATGATCCACGGCAGCCTGCAGGTATTCGCCAGCGAATTGTCGGCGGAAGCGCGCGCGACCGCGCTGTCGCTGCACGCGTTCTTTTTCTTCATGGGCCAGACCATCGGACCGATCGCCTACGGTTTCGGCATCCAGCACGCCGGCAAGGTCCCGACCTTGCTGACCGCAGCGGCCGTCATGATCGCGCTCGGCTTTGCCTGCGCAAAGCTGCTGCGCCAGACGCGGCCGGCGGACGCGGCGGCGACCTAG